In Phoenix dactylifera cultivar Barhee BC4 unplaced genomic scaffold, palm_55x_up_171113_PBpolish2nd_filt_p 001612F, whole genome shotgun sequence, one genomic interval encodes:
- the LOC120108878 gene encoding probable serine/threonine-protein kinase DDB_G0291350, which translates to MGCSFSGLNALYDAVNAGGDVWINENRFQILRQLGEGGFAYVYLVKEVVSDGGGGGGLAKKISVDPSHISGDGTYAMKKILIQSEEQLELVREEIRVSSLFNHPNLLPLLDHAIIAVKGAQQGSRNHEAYLLFPVHLDGTLLDVTKVMQTKKEFFPTITVLDIFRQLCAGLKHMHSFDPPYAHNDVKPGNVLITHRKGQPPLAILMDFGSARPARKEVRSRAEALQIQEWAAEHCSAPFRAPELWDCPSHANIDERTDIWSLGCTLYAIMYGSSPFEYVLGESGGSLQLAVMNAQIKWPSGPDSPYPEPLRQFVVWMLQPQPAVRPNIDDIIIHVDKLLSKYSSQAQ; encoded by the exons ATGGGATGCTCGTTCTCAGGGCTGAACGCCTTATACGACGCCGTGAACGCTGGCGGGGATGTCTGGATCAACGAGAACCGGTTCCAGATCCTGAGGCAGCTCGGCGAAGGGGGGTTCGCCTACGTCTACCTCGTCAAAGAGGTCGTCTCCGACGGTGGGGGTGGCGGCGGGCTCGCCAAGAAGATATCCGTCGACCCTTCGCACATCTCAG GTGATGGAACTTATGCTATGAAGAAAATTCTCATTCAAAGCGAGGAGCAGTTGGAGTTGGTTAGGGAGGAGATCCGTGTTTCTTCCCTATTTAATCATCCTAATCTGCTTCCCCTTCTTGATCATGCAATTATTGCGGTTAAG GGCGCACAGCAAGGATCACGGAATCATGAAGCTTACCTGCTGTTCCCTGTTCATCTGGATGGAACTTTACTAGACGTTACTAAAGTTATGCAAACAAAGAAGGAATTTTTTCCAACAATCACTGTTCTTGACATATTCCGACAG CTTTGTGCAGGACTGAAGCATATGCACAGTTTTGATCCTCCATATGCTCACAATGATGTCAAACCTGGTAATGTTTTGATAACGCATAGAAAGGGTCAACCACCTCTTGCAATTTTAATGGATTTTGGAAGTGCTCGTCCAGCAAGGAAAGAAGTTCGTTCACGTGCAGAAGCATTACAAATACAG GAATGGGCTGCTGAGCACTGTTCTGCACCCTTCCGAGCTCCTGAATTGTGGGACTGTCCAAGCCATGCTAACATTGATGAGAGGACAGATATATGGTCTCTTGGATGTACCTTATATGCAATAAT GTACGGCTCATCTCCTTTCGAGTATGTACTTGGAGAATCTGGAGGGAGCTTACAGTTGGCTGTTATGAATGCGCAGATAAAATGGCCTTCTGGTCCAGACTCCCCTTATCCTGAGCCTCTTCGTCAATTTGTGGTTTGGATGCTTCAACCTCAACCTGCAGTCCGGCCTAACATTGATGATATCATCATTCATGTTGACAAGCTCCTATCAAAATACTCGTCTCAAGCTCAATGA